From a region of the Arvicanthis niloticus isolate mArvNil1 chromosome 6, mArvNil1.pat.X, whole genome shotgun sequence genome:
- the LOC117710993 gene encoding alpha-N-acetylgalactosaminide alpha-2,6-sialyltransferase 1-like has product MKCCGRGLSQRQVFLFLIVLTLICILFSLVKEPSTKDSRYQFIQNNESSQQEIPQKAKPQGPIMTLPPRVHNKETTSVRTKEVDLKKQKRQAARGQGEEKQKLEPMRPVPENPQSKAEPAAKTPVPKHLDNLWRATAALSTRKTPMATGSVPAKKKVVQATSSPASSPHPTTQKRQVLKASNFKSEPRWDFEEDYSLDVGSLQTTCPDSLKTKASKSPWLKNIFLPNITLFLDSGRFTQSEWNRLEHFAPPFGFMELNQSLVQKVVTRFPPVPQQQLLLASLPTGYFTCITCAVVGNGGILNDSRMGQEIDSHDYVFRLSGAVIKGYEQDVGTRTSFYGFTAFSLVQSILGLGSRGFQHVPLGKDVRYLHFLEGTRDYEWLEAMFLNQTMANTKLSWFRHRPQEAFRDALDLDRYLLLHPDFLRYMKNRFLRSKTLDTAHWRIYRPTTGALLLLTALHLCDKVSAYGFITEGHERFSDHYYDRSWKRLIFYINHDFKLERTVWKRLHDEGIIWLYQRPQSDKAKN; this is encoded by the exons ATGAAGTGCTGCGGCAGAGGACTTTCCCAGAGGcaagttttcctctttctgattGTGTTGACATTGATCTGTATTCTGTTCTCCCTTGTTAAGGAGCCAAGCACAAAGGATTCCAG GTACCAGTTTATACAGAACAATGAATCAAGTCAGCAGGAGATTCCACAAAAAGCCAAACCTCAAGGACCCATCATGACACTGCCACCCAGAGTTCACAACAAGGAGACAACCTCTGTCAGGACTAAGGAGGTGGAcctgaagaaacagaagagacaggCAGCCCGAGGACAgggggaggagaagcagaagttgGAGCCCATGAGGCCAGTGCCAGAGAATCCTCAGAGCAAGGCAGAGCCTGCTGCAAAGACACCTGTTCCAAAACATCTGGACAACCTATGGAGAGCTACAGCAGCACTGTCAACAAGGAAGACACCAATGGCCACAGGATCTGTCCCAGCCAAGAAGAAAGTGGTCCAGGCTACCTCATCCCCTGCCTCTTCCCCACACCCCACCACACAGAAACGCCAAGTGCTGAAGGCCTCCAACTTCAAGTCTGAGCCTCGGTGGGATTTTGAGGAGGACTATAGCTTGGATGTGGGCAGCCTACAGACG ACCTGCCCAGACTCTCTGAAGACCAAGGCCTCCAAGTCACCATGGCTAAAGAATATCTTTCTGCCCAACATCACTCTGTTCCTGGACTCTGGACGCTTCACCCAGAGCGAGTGGAACCGACTAGAACACTTTGCACCACCATTTGGCTTCATGGAGCTCAATCAGTCCC TGGTACAGAAGGTGGTGACCCGCTTCCCTCCGGTTCCCCAGCAGCAGCTCCTCCTGGCAAGCCTCCCCACCGGGTACTTCACATGCATCACCTGTGCTGTAGTGGGCAATGGGGGCATCCTGAATGATTCACGTATGGGCCAAGAGATAGACAGTCATGACTATGTTTTCAG ACTGAGTGGAGCCGTTATCAAAGGATATGAACAGGATGTGGGGACCCGCACATCCTTCTATGGCTTCACTGCCTTCTCCCTGGTCCAGTCTATCCTCGGTTTGGGTAGTAGAGGTTTCCAACATGTGCCTCTGGGGAAG GATGTCCGATATCTACACTTCCTGGAAGGTACCCGAGACTATGAGTGGCTGGAAGCTATGTTTTTGAATCAGACCATGGCAAACACCAAACTTTCCTGGTTCAG GCATCGACCCCAGGAAGCCTTCCGGGATGCCTTGGACTTGGATAGATACTTGCTGCTGCACCCAGACTTTCTCCGTTACATGAAGAACAG GTTTCTGAGGTCAAAGACCCTGGACACTGCCCACTGGAGAATATACCGCCCCACCACTGGAGCACTCCTGCTGCTTACAGCCCttcatctctgtgacaag GTGAGCGCCTATGGCTTCATCACTGAGGGCCATGAGCGCTTCTCTGACCACTACTAtgacagatcatggaaacggCTCATCTTTTACATAAACCATGACTTTAAGTTAGAGAGAACAGTCTGGAAGCGTCTGCATGATGAAGGTATCATCTGGCTGTACCAGCGCCCACAAAGTGACAAAGCAAAGAACTGA